tttagttttagttttaccTAAAACATATTGCATCAAACCCAATCAAACCATCTACACCATAAGCAAActaattaacacccttagataGAGATCCCACGAGGAAATGGAGAGAACACAATGCTGGTTCTTATTCTGTATAAAGCTTGTATAACTTTTTCTTCCCTCATGAACTTTGAGTAAACGAGACCATTTAAATTTGGCCTGCTGTATACGACTGCTTAAAGCAGATCATGTTAGCAAGAACTGGTGAAGGATGGAAGTTGAATACAGTAAACTAAGTCCGACCAAACctagctagagagagagagcgggATAGGCCTTACAGCGCTCTGGATCTGGCGGAAAGCTGTGTGGACTCGATCCTTTAAACTCTCATTCTCACAATCAACTTCTCCAGTCTTCACATCTAGGCGTGCCACATTGCCATCAACAGTCAccagaatattcccctcatctCCAGCCTTGACATCTCCAAACAAAGACACCAACAAAGCATGGATTACCTTTTCAGCTGTCTTTGCATCCTCGGTTTTAGCAGTCTCTGCCACTGCTGTTACCTTGGGAAGTTCAGGTGTAATGTTCAGTATCACAGCAACAACTGAATCAGAGACCATGTCGCTAATAGGGTCTGATGTCCATTGCAATGATACATGTCTTCCTGATTCTTGTTTAACTGTCACACGGTCATGCACTAGCAGTGCTGGGCCCTCCGACTCTTCATTTGGGAGAGAAATTACACTCTCGTATATCTGCATGACCCTGTGCTTAATTACGCCAAATGCACCAGAGTAGGGCACTGAAATCCTCTGCGTGATGTTGGCAGTGGATAGCTGAGAGAAGACATGCAGATCTTCGGGTGCCATTATCTGATAAGTGAAGCCCTTCTTGACTAGTAAACCACAGGCTGTTTCACCAGCTTCTGGAGTTTTTTCAGCCAACCTTCCAATTTTTTTGGCCATTTTCTCCGAGTTGAAATACATTTCAACAGATTGGCAGTTCTTTGGGGACATAATTTTGATGTTCCGATCACTAAACTGGGTGATGAGCTTCTGTTTAAGCCTCCCCATTTCAGTGGCCTCTCCATGAACAAGGATTATATTAGGAGGCATGAGCTCTTTCAAGAACGTACTTGTCTGGGCAAAATCAGCGTGTGCCGAGAAGGAAATGTAGTGTACTTGCATATTGAGAGGGGCAGTGAGGCCATTCATGAGTGTGACTTCCTTCGGTTCGTTGATGATGGTCTTTGCCAGGGTACCCCCCACAACATATCCAGGAAGCACACATGCATTCTTCTTATCAGAGCACCACATATCAAAGAGTTGTCGTGATAAGCCACTCTGCAGCCCACCTGGGCTTGCCATCACAACTGATGGCCCAACGTCCTCAAAATTCTCAATACTTTTCAAAGGTGAGATGTGCTTGAAGTCGAATGGGTTTGAATTGGCAAACTGATTTCGGATCCTCTCGTTCATGGCATTGATGTATGTCTGGTAGACTGCCATGCACCTCTTGGCTAGAGGAGAAGCATAGTAGATTGGAATGCTGTGAAGTTCAGAATGATTTGACCAGTACTCATCAAGGATGAGGAGGAGCTCCTGGGCCCGGCCAAGTGCATATGCCGGGATAAGGACACGACCTCCCTGAGAAATGGTTGAGTGGATAACATCTGTGAAGCGTTTCTCCCTCACAAGCCGAGGCTGGTGAAGTTGCACACCATAGGTGGATTCAATTATACAGATATCAGGGGAAAACTGAGGGATCTCAGCTGCACGGAGATGGCGGTCTTCCTCCCTTGAGTAGTCTCCAGTGTAAAGCACCCGAACTCCTGCAATGTCAACCATGAACATGGCAGCACCAAGGACATGACCAGCAGTGTAGCACCAGAAACGGATTCCATTCACTTCTA
The nucleotide sequence above comes from Macadamia integrifolia cultivar HAES 741 unplaced genomic scaffold, SCU_Mint_v3 scaffold1188, whole genome shotgun sequence. Encoded proteins:
- the LOC122063079 gene encoding cleavage and polyadenylation specificity factor subunit 3-I-like, producing the protein MIGANVNVLDLPTNMEINNIFNVEDFGPYHDASIVTPFYPDDPKGFPFTLDEIVDPAQSLSPTSLPPVPKITRTEEIEEILDERIVSTHKGGSQEFLVKWRGRLEIDNTWITFKKVQQLNPDMLEYCMTGRISFSPSPLCSNVKQVLSPHGELCFFFVSSDLGTSFHLDHAASLPYFLEKTTFKGRVFMTHATKAIYKLLLSDYVKVSKVSVEDMLYNEQDILRSMDKIEVIDFHQTLEVNGIRFWCYTAGHVLGAAMFMVDIAGVRVLYTGDYSREEDRHLRAAEIPQFSPDICIIESTYGVQLHQPRLVREKRFTDVIHSTISQGGRVLIPAYALGRAQELLLILDEYWSNHSELHSIPIYYASPLAKRCMAVYQTYINAMNERIRNQFANSNPFDFKHISPLKSIENFEDVGPSVVMASPGGLQSGLSRQLFDMWCSDKKNACVLPGYVVGGTLAKTIINEPKEVTLMNGLTAPLNMQVHYISFSAHADFAQTSTFLKELMPPNIILVHGEATEMGRLKQKLITQFSDRNIKIMSPKNCQSVEMYFNSEKMAKKIGRLAEKTPEAGETACGLLVKKGFTYQIMAPEDLHVFSQLSTANITQRISVPYSGAFGVIKHRVMQIYESVISLPNEESEGPALLVHDRVTVKQESGRHVSLQWTSDPISDMVSDSVVAVILNITPELPKVTAVAETAKTEDAKTAEKVIHALLVSLFGDVKAGDEGNILVTVDGNVARLDVKTGEVDCENESLKDRVHTAFRQIQSAVRPIPLSLSS